The DNA window TCTCCGACAGCAGCATCGGCAACCTTCAGACCATGCTGCTGCCGGCGCTCTCGGTCGGCATCCCCACCGCACCCCTGGTGGCCCAGATGACCCGGTCGTCCATGATCGAGGTGCTCGCCCAACCACACATCGCCACGGCGCGCACCAATGGCATCGCGGAGTGGCGCATCAGGTACGTCTACGCCCTGCGCGCGGCCCTGCCACCGGTGCTCACCCTGATCGGATTCATCTTCGGCTTCCTCGTCGGCGGTCTCTTCATCGTGGAGGAGATCTTCAGCCTGCCGGGGATCGGGCGCGGGGTGCTCGCCTCCATCTCCAACCGGGACTTCTCCCAACTCACCGCGCAGGCACTCGTCGTGGCCGGCGCCTTCATCCTCGGCAATCTGCTGGTCGACCTCGCGCTGCCGTTGGTCGACCGGCGCATCATCCACAGATAGGAAGCGGGAGTCAGCGTGACCAACACCGCCGTCCGCCCATCCCGGCCCGCCCCCGCGCGCTCCCGCCGCTGGCCGGTGCGCGGGCTCGTCGCCAACATCGCGCTCCTCCTCATCGCCGGATACATCCTGCTGGCGATCTTCGGCTCCGCCATCGCGCCGTACGGCCCCAACGACGTCGGCGCCGGTCCGCGCCTGACCCCGCCGTCGTCGGCCCACTGGCTGGGGACGGACGCCCTCGGACGCGACCAGCTCTCCCGCATCGTCGCGGCGGCCCGCCCGGCGCTGCTGTCGGCGACCTACGCGGTGCTGTTCGCCGTGGTGATCGGCACCGGGATCGGCATCGCGGCCGGGTTCCTGGGCCGCTTCTGGGACGGAGCCCTGTCGCGCATCGTCGACCTGCTGTTCGCCATTCCGGAGTACCTGCTGGCGATCCTGGTGATCGCGGTGATGGGCAGCGGCCTGCTCAATGCCTCGCTCGCCATCGGCATCGTGGGCATCCCGCGCTTCGCACGCATCGCCCGGGGATCGACGCTGGAGGTCGCACGGCGCAGCTTCGTGGACGCGGCCCGCCTCTGCGGACGCGGTCGGCTCTGGATCGTGTTCCGACACATCCTGCCCAATATCGCCTCCCCGCTGGTCATCATGACCGCGATCAACCTGTCGACCGCAGAGGGGGCGTATGCCGCACTCAGCTTCCTCGGATTCGGCGTCCGCCCTCCCGACGCGGACTACGGCAGCATGATCTCGTCGTCCCAGCAGTACCTGCTCACCGACCCCTGGGTCGTCGCGTTCCCCTCGATCGCGTTTGTGCTGCTCGTCCTCGCCTTCAACCTGCTCGGCGACGTCCTGCGTGACCGACTGGACCCCCACACCCGCACCGCAGCCGGTGCCTGACACACCCACCCTCACCCACACCGCAGGAGAACCACCACCGTGTCCGACTTCACCGCCGTGCTGGACGGCCGAGTCCCCGAGATCCTCGCCCGGCACGGCGTGCCCGGAACCGCCGTCGGCATCATGTCCGGCGACGAGACCACGCTGCTCGGCTACGGCGTCACCAATGTGGCGCACAGCCTCCCGGTCGACCCCGACACGATCTTCCAGGTCGGCTCGATCTCCAAGACGCTGCTCGGCTTTGTCATCGGGCGCCTGATCGACCGGGGCCAGGTCGAGCTGGACCACCCCGTGGCACCGCTCTTCCCCGCCGGGACCGGCATCGACCAGCGCATCACGCTGCGGCACCTGATCACGCACACCTCGGGCATCGACGCCCAGAACATGATCGCCGACGCCCCGCGCCTCCTCGCCGACCACGCGGACGACTCCATCCAGGCGTCGCTGCCCCACTTCGTCCGCCGGCCGCTGCTCTTCGCACCGGGCACGGACTACTCCTACAGCGGCCCGGGGATCATGCTGGCCGCCGCCGTGGTGGAGCGCGTCACCGGTCGGCACTATGCGGACGTCCTCCAGGACGAGGTACTCGACCCGGCCGGCATGTCGGGGACCTTCACCACCGCCGACCAGGTCGTGACCCGCCGGGTTGCCGCACCGCACGGCCGCGACCGGCAGGGCCGGCCGACGCTGCTGGTGGACCAGGGATGGCAGCGGCACTGGCAGCTCCCCGGGTGGGACGTGCCCGGCGGCGGCGTCCTCAGCACCGTGCGCGACCTCATGCGGTACGCCACCCAGGTGACCTCCGCTGAGGCACCCGGCGGTCTCTTCCAGGTCCAGGCGCACCGCAGCGCGGGCCGCGACATCGGACTCGCCTGGATGCTGGAGCAGGTCGCGGGCAGACCGGCCATGCTGCACGACGGACTGACGATCGGCTATGCGACCCGCCTGCTGCTCATCCCGTCGGAGCGCTTCGCCTGCGCGATCCTGACCAACTCGCTGGAGGGCGCGGCCGCGGTGGAGGAGATCGAGCGGCTGATCCTCACCGAGGCGTTCGGTGAGCTGCCGCCCAGGGAGCTGCGCCCCGTCGACGCCGAGCTGGCCGACGCGCTGCTGGGCACCTATGACTGCGGCTTCTACGGCACGATCACCCTCGTCCGGGGCGCCGCCGAAGGCGAGATGCGCATCATCGCGAACCCGGCTCCGGCCGACGCGGACGGGTACCTCATCGCGCTGGACTCTCCCGACCGGCTCGTCCTGGCCCCGCCGGACACGCTGGTCGCACTCGGCCCCGACGGCCCCTTGGGCGATGCCGTCTCCTTCACCCGGGAGCCCGACGGCACCGTCCCGGCCCTGCGGTACCACGAACGGATCGCCCACCGGGTCTCCTGACCCCGCGCCACGGCGAGCCACCCCGGGTGGCTCGCCGTGGCATGTCCGGTCGGTGCGCTCGCCGTCCCGCAGGGCCCTTCGGCGGTCAGCGGCGGGCGCCCAGCCGCCGGGAGATCTCCTCGGCGGCGGCGGCCACCAGCGCTCCCAGCTCCGGCACCCGCTCGGCGGTGACCCGCCCGGCCGGCCCGGAGACGCTGACCGCGCAGGCCGCAGCGCCGGCGTGGTCGAAGACCGGCGCCGCGACGCAGCGGATGTCGGGCTCGTTCTCGATGTCGTCCACCGCGTAGCCGCGCCGGCGGATCACCGCGAGGTCGGCGCGGAGCGCTGCCTCGGTGGTGTGGGTGCGCGGGGTGCGCTGCGGCAGGCCGTGCGCGATCACGGCGTTCACCGCGTCGGCGTCGGCGTGCGCCAGCAGCGCCTTGCCCACGCCGGTGCAGTGCGCCGACTGGCGGCTGCCGATCCGGGAGTACATCCGCACCGGTTGCAGGCTGTCGACCTTGTCGAGGTACACCACCTCCGGCAGGTCGGCGATCACCAGATAGGTGGTCTCCCCGGTGTCGGCGGTCAGCTGCTCCAGCACATCGTGCGCCGTGTCCCGCAGGTCCAGCCGCTCCAGGTAGGTCTGCCCGAGCTGCGCCGTGCGCCACCCCAGCCGGTACCGGCCGGTGTCCGCGTCCTGCTCCACCAGCCGCACCTCGCAGAGCGGGGCCAGCAGCCGCAGCAGCGTGCTCTTGTTCATGCTCAGGCCCGACGCCAGCTCGGAGAGGGTGGCCCCCCGTACGGCGTCGTCCCCGCCGAGGTGCAGCAGGATGGCAAGCGCCCGCCGCAGGGAGGCGGAGTTGTTGCGCGCCGCCGTGGCCTTCTCGTCGGTCGTGGTCATGCGTCCTCCCCCCGCCGTAGCCCGCGCCCCGGCCTGGCCCCGGTCAGCGCCCGGTCGCGCAGTACGAACTGCCCACCGACCAGCACATGGTCGACCCCGTCGGCCGGGCGGCGCGGATCGGCGTACTCGGCACGGTCGGTGACCCCGGCCGGGTCGACCACGGCCAGGTCCGCGACCAGGCCGCTGCGGACGATCCCCCGACCGGCCAGCCCGAACCGCCGCGCCGGATGCCCGGCCAGGTGCAGCGCCGCCTCCCCCCAGCTCCAGTCGGCCAGTTCGCGGGTGTGCCGCCCCAGCAGCCGTGCGAAGGTACCCCAGCCGCGCGGGTGCGGGCGGCTGCCCAGCAGGATGCCGTCCGACCCGGCCATATGCGCCTCGTGCCGCAGCAGCGTCCGCATGTCGGCCTCGGTGTTGGTGGGCGGCTGGGCGAAGACGCAGCCGGCCCCCAGGGCGCTCGCCGACACCAGCTCGCAGACCAGCTCGCCGGCCGCCAGCGACGCCTTCCCGGCGGCCTCGCGCAGCGGCAGTCCCTCCGCCCAGGCCCATGCGTCCGCCCCCACATAGGAGAGCGTGATCCGGTCCAGTACGTCGTCGATCGCCGGGAACCACTCCCGCGCCAGCCGGTTGCGGACCTCCGGGTCGGCGAGCTGCGCCAGCGTGTCCTCCGGGCCCCGGCGCTGGACGTCGGCGGGCAGCGCCACCATCGCCAGGATGCTGCTGCCCCGCAGATACGGATAGGCGTCGAAGGTGACGTCCAGCCCCTCCCCACGGGCGCCGTCGACCAGCCCGGTCAGCATGTTCGCCGGGCCGTGGTAGTGCGACACATGCGTGGCCACCGCCGAGCGGCGCGCGATCTCGGCGACCTCGGCCATGCCGCGCCAGGCGTCGGCCTCGTAGCCGCGCATATGGGTCACGTAGACGCCGCCCGCCGAGGCCACCGGCGCGCAGAGCGCCGCCACCTCCGCCGCATCGGCGAACCGCCCCGGTACGTACTCCAGCCCCGTCGAGAGCCCCACCGCGCCGTCGGCCAGCGCCCGTTCCACCATCCCGCGCATCGCCGCGAGCTGCCCGGCATCCGCCGCCGCGTCGGAGAACCCCATCACCTCGGCCCGGATGGTGCCCGCCGGCGCCAGATAGGCCACGTTCAACGCGGTCGCCCGGTCGTAGTGCGCCAGCAGGTCCGCCACCGTGCAGCCCTCGGCCAGCGCCGCCGGGCACGGCCCGTTCACCGGCCCGAAGTACCGCGACACCGCCGCGATCGTGGGTGCCGAGGCCGGCGCGAACGACAGTCCGTCCTGCCCCAGGACCAGCGTCGTCACCCCCTGCCGCAGCGCCGCCAGCTGGACCTCCTCGCTGTCCGCCAGCGCGTCGGCGTGCACATGCGCGTCCACGAACCCCGGCATCACATACCGGCCGGAGACATCCACCTCGGACGCCCCGGCGACGGCGTCCAGCCGTCCCACCGCCGCGATGCGCTCGCCGGCGACCGCGACATCGGCCCGGAACGGCGGCGCCCCCGTACCGTCGACCACCCAGCCGCCGCGCAGCACCACGTCGAACACGGGCAGCACCTCCCCATCCAGTCACGGCAGTGCGGGCTGCGGCTCTGGACGCCGCACCCACCCCTGCCCGGCTGACGCCGCATCCACCCTGCCATCAACCTCCGCGCGATTGCAACATATGACTTTGCATAGCAAAACTACAGGCGCGATGTCGGGTTGACGCTCCGTCAGGAGCCAAGCGTACGCGGCAGGGCGGCGGTGAAAGCGCGGGCCCTGCGGGTGATGCCGGTCCAGTCGCCGGCGGCCACGGCGGCGGGCGGGACCACCTCGGTGCCGGCGGTCACGGCGGTGGCGCCGTGCTCCAGATAGTCCGCCGCGTCGGCCGCACTGACCCCGCCGGAGGCGACGAACGGCACGCCGGGGTAGGGGCCGTGCAGGTCGCGCAGATAGCGCGGGCCGAAGGTCCGGGCGGGGAAGAGCTTGACCGCGGCGGCGCCCAGGTCCACCGCTGCGGCGACCTCGGTGGGGGTCAGCGCGCCCAGGACGACCGGGGTGCCGGTCCGGTGGGCGACGGCGGCGACCTCGGGCCGCAGCCCCGGGGTGACCAGGAATCCGGCACCGGCGTCCAGGGCTTCCTCGGCCTGGGCGGCGGTCAGCACCGTGCCGGCGCCGATCCGGCAGCCGTGGTCACCGGCGGCGGCGCGTCGCAGGTGTCCGGCGACGCCGGGGGTGGTGAAGGTGAACTCGACCCACCGGATGCCGCCTTCGGCGAGGGCGGCGCAGAGGGCCGCCGCGTCCGGGATGGCGGGGGCGCGGACGACGGCGATGGCGCGGTCGGCGGCCAGGCCGGGGAGGGGGGCGGGAGGGGTCACAGGGCTCGGTCTCCGTTGCGAGTGCGGCGCGGGACGTCGGGCGACGGGCCTTGGAACGCGCTGATTCCCCGCGCCGGGAGTGGCTTCTACCTGCTGCGTTGCAACATATGCAACGAGCGTTGCATAATCTCTCTGGGTTGATTTAACCTCAGGCCCTGGCGGCGGTCAACGTTCCCCCGAGGCTGGACACGGGAGCGCCGACCGGACGGAACCGACGCAGTCGGGGCAGTGAGGAGCGGCACGAGTGACAGTCGGAACACACGCGAGCGCCCAGGGGCCGCCACGGCCGCCGGCCGCCGTCTGCGTCGGCGAATCGATGGTGGTCCTGGTCGCCGACCGGCCCGGCCCCCTGGAGGACGTCCCCTCCTTCCGGCGCGACGCGGGCGGAGCGGAGTCCAATGTCGCCTGCGGCCTGACCGCCCTGGGGATCCCGGCCGCCTGGATCAGCCGGGTCGGCGACGACGGCTTCGGCCGCCACCTCACCGGCGCCCTGGCCGCCCGAGGAGTCGATGTGAGCGCGGTCGCCGTCGACCCGCTGCGGCCGACCGGGCTGTACGTCAAGGAGATCGGCGGCGACGGCAGCCGCCCGCACGACCTGGGCCCCGGCGTCACCCGCATGCACTACCGGCGCAGCGGCTCGGCCGCCGCCGCCCTCGGACCGGAGCTGCTGGCCGACCCCTCCGCCGCCCGGCTGCTGGACGCCGCCCCGCTGATCCACCTCAGCGGCATCACCGCGGCGCTGTCCGACAGCTGCCTCGCCCTGCTCCGCGAACTGCTGACGCTGCGCCGCCCCGGCCGGGCCGTCAGCTTCGACCTCAACTGGCGCCCCGCGCTGTGGCACGGCCGCGACCCCGGTGTGCTGCACGGCCTGATGGACGCGGCCGACCTGGTCCTGCTCGGCGCGGACGAGGCCGAATCCGTGCTCGGCACCGGCGACCCCCGCGCCCTGCGGACCCTGCTCCCCGGACCGCAGACGCTGGTGGTCAAGGACGCCGGGCACACCGCGACCGCCGTACACCGCGACGGCACCACGGTCACCGAGCCCGCCCTGCCGGTCGAGGTGGTGGAGGCCACCGGCGCCGGCGACGCCTTCGCCGCCGGATACCTCGCGGGCGTCCTGCGCGGTCTGGACGAACAGCGGCGCCTGCGGCTCGGCCATCTGTCCGCCGCCCTTGTGCTGACCGTCCCCGGCGACCACGGCGCCCCGATCCCGCCCCCGGTGGTCGCGGCGCTGCTCACGGCGGACCCCGCCGCCTGGGCGGCCACCCGGGTCACGGCGCGCGGCATCGAGTCACCCGTACTCGCCGCCGTGGACGCACCGCCGAACGGGAGCGGAGGGTGGGCAGCGGAGTGAGCCAGACCGTCGATCGCGCCATGCGGCTGCTCCAAGAGCTGGGCGAAGGCGAGCGCACCCTGGACGAACTCGCCGAGGTCGTCGGCGTGCACAAGAGCACGGTGCTCCGGCTGCTGCGGCCGATGGAGGACGCGCGCATCGTCCAGCGTGACGCCGACCACCGCTACCGCCTCGGCCCGCAGCTGTTCGCGCTGGCCGGTGCCGCCCTCGAACAGCGCGGCATCCGCGCCGTCGCCGCTCCCCAACTGCGCGCACTCAACCACGACACCGGCCAGACCGTGCACCTGGCCGCCTATGAGGGCGGCGACGTCGTCTACATCGACAAGTACGACTCCCACCAGCCGGTGCGGATGTACTCCCGCATCGGCCTGCGCGCACCGCTGCACTGCGCGGCCGTCTCCAAGGTGCTGCTCGCCGACCTGCCGGAGGCGGAGCGCCGCCGGGTCGCCCGCCGCATCACCTACACCCCCTTCACCCCCAACACCCTGACCACCCCCGAGGCGCTGCTCGCCGAGCTGCGTACGGTCGCCGACCAGGGCTGGGCCCAGGACCGCGCCGAGCACGAGGCGTTCATCAACTGCGTGGCCGCGCCCATCCGGGACATCACCGGACGGGTCGTCGCCGCGGTCTCCCTCTCCGTGCCGGACCTGGTCCTGCCCTACGAACGCCTCCTGAACCTGCTCCCCAGGCTGCGCCAGGCAGCCGACGCGGTCTCCGCCGACTGCGGCCTCGCGCCCTCGTGAGGACCCTCCTCCCCCCACCCGGACAGACCGAAAGGCCCGCACCCGTGACCACCCCGTACACCGAAGTCCGCACCACCGACGCACCCGCCCCCGCCTGGTCCTTCTCCCAGGGCGTCCGCAAGGGCCCGATCCTCCAGGTCTCCGGCCAGGGCCCGCAGGACCCGGCCACCGGCGCCTACCTCTACCCCGGCGATGTCGGCGCCCAGACCACGCGCACGCTGGAGAACGTCCTCGCGGTCCTCCGCGCGGGCGGCGCCGGGGTCGACGATGTGCTGATGTTCCGCGTCTACCTCACCAAGCGGGAGGACTTCGCGGCCATGAACGACGCCTATGCCGCGTTCATCGAGAAGCACCTCTCTCCCGGCGGCGTGAAGCCCTGCCGTACGACCGTCTTCGTCGGCCTGCCGCAGGAGCCCATGCTGGTCGAGATCGACGCCCAGGCGATCGTCCTGTCCTGACCGTGCGCCGTCCAGGCACCCCCACGCACAAGCCCTCCAGGATGTCCGCAAAGGAACGCCATGGCCCCGCTGCCCGACCCTGCCCAGATTCCCGATCCTGCCCGGACACCCGATCCTGCCCAGATACCCGATCCTGCCCAGGCAACCCGTTCCCTCAGCGCCGCCGCACCGGCCAGGGACGACGGTGCGGCCGGCCGCCACTTCCGTGCGCTGCCGCCCTCGACGGCCCAGCTGACCCTCGGACAGGTGGCTGCGGCGGGTCTGAACCTGTTCGAGTCGGACTTCGAGTGGCCGGTCATGGTCCTGCGGGAACGCAGCCTCGGGGCCAATATCGCCGCCATGGCGGACTACTGCGCCCGGCACGGGGTGTCGCTGGCGCCGCATGGCAAGATCGCCCTCTCCCCGGACCTGTACCGCCGTCAGGAGCAGCTCGGCGCCTGGGGGGTGAGCGTCGCCACGCCCTACCAGGCGCGGGTCTTCCGGGCCGGCGGTGCGCGGCGCGTCCTGCTCGCCAATGAACTGGTCCACGGCGGCTTCGCCGCCTGGATCCAGCGGGAGCTGGCCGCCGACCCCGGCTTCGCCTTCCTCTGCTATGTCGACAGCGTCGCAGGCGTACGCCTCCTGGAGCAGGCGCTCGACCCGGACCTGCCCGCCCTGCCGGTACTCGTGGAGATCGGCCACCACGGCGGGCGCACCGGATGCCGCACACCCGACGCCGCCCTGGAGGTGGCCGCCGCCGCCCACGGCACCGCCGCGCTGAGCGTGGTCGGCGTCGCCGGCTACGAGGGCAGCGTCAGCCATGGCCGCGACTCCGAGGCGCTCGCCCAGGTGCGCGCCTATCTGCACACGGTGCGGTCGGCACTCGCCCTGCTCGCCGAGGCGGGGCTGCTGGACCCGGACGCCCCGGAGTACGTGGCCAGCGCGGGCGGCTCGCTCTACTTCGACCTGGTGGCCGAGGTACTGAGCGGATGGGACCTGGCCCGGCCGGTACGCACCGTGCTGCGCAGCGGCGCCTACCTCACCCATGACGACGGCCTCTACGCCCGGCTGTCACCGGGAACCGGAGGGCCGTTCCGCCCGGCCATCGAGGTCTGGTCCCAGGTCCTCTCGGTGCCAGAGCCGGGTCTGGCGCTGCTGGACGCCGGCCGCCGCGACCTCTCCTTCGACCAGGGGCTGCCGGTCCCGCACACCCACCGCACCGCCGACGGCCCGGTTCCGGTACACGGCTGGACGGTGGAGGACCTCAACGACCAGCATCTCTTCCTCCGCACGGCGCCGGGGGCCGAACCCGGCGTGGGCGACCTGGTCGGCTTCGGCATCTCCCACCCGTGCACCGCGCACGACAAGTGGCAGCTGGTC is part of the Peterkaempfera bronchialis genome and encodes:
- a CDS encoding RidA family protein, whose protein sequence is MTTPYTEVRTTDAPAPAWSFSQGVRKGPILQVSGQGPQDPATGAYLYPGDVGAQTTRTLENVLAVLRAGGAGVDDVLMFRVYLTKREDFAAMNDAYAAFIEKHLSPGGVKPCRTTVFVGLPQEPMLVEIDAQAIVLS
- a CDS encoding alanine racemase, producing the protein MAAAGLNLFESDFEWPVMVLRERSLGANIAAMADYCARHGVSLAPHGKIALSPDLYRRQEQLGAWGVSVATPYQARVFRAGGARRVLLANELVHGGFAAWIQRELAADPGFAFLCYVDSVAGVRLLEQALDPDLPALPVLVEIGHHGGRTGCRTPDAALEVAAAAHGTAALSVVGVAGYEGSVSHGRDSEALAQVRAYLHTVRSALALLAEAGLLDPDAPEYVASAGGSLYFDLVAEVLSGWDLARPVRTVLRSGAYLTHDDGLYARLSPGTGGPFRPAIEVWSQVLSVPEPGLALLDAGRRDLSFDQGLPVPHTHRTADGPVPVHGWTVEDLNDQHLFLRTAPGAEPGVGDLVGFGISHPCTAHDKWQLVPIVDDDYRVVDTARCYF
- a CDS encoding N-acyl-D-amino-acid deacylase family protein, with product MFDVVLRGGWVVDGTGAPPFRADVAVAGERIAAVGRLDAVAGASEVDVSGRYVMPGFVDAHVHADALADSEEVQLAALRQGVTTLVLGQDGLSFAPASAPTIAAVSRYFGPVNGPCPAALAEGCTVADLLAHYDRATALNVAYLAPAGTIRAEVMGFSDAAADAGQLAAMRGMVERALADGAVGLSTGLEYVPGRFADAAEVAALCAPVASAGGVYVTHMRGYEADAWRGMAEVAEIARRSAVATHVSHYHGPANMLTGLVDGARGEGLDVTFDAYPYLRGSSILAMVALPADVQRRGPEDTLAQLADPEVRNRLAREWFPAIDDVLDRITLSYVGADAWAWAEGLPLREAAGKASLAAGELVCELVSASALGAGCVFAQPPTNTEADMRTLLRHEAHMAGSDGILLGSRPHPRGWGTFARLLGRHTRELADWSWGEAALHLAGHPARRFGLAGRGIVRSGLVADLAVVDPAGVTDRAEYADPRRPADGVDHVLVGGQFVLRDRALTGARPGRGLRRGEDA
- a CDS encoding sugar kinase, whose product is MTVGTHASAQGPPRPPAAVCVGESMVVLVADRPGPLEDVPSFRRDAGGAESNVACGLTALGIPAAWISRVGDDGFGRHLTGALAARGVDVSAVAVDPLRPTGLYVKEIGGDGSRPHDLGPGVTRMHYRRSGSAAAALGPELLADPSAARLLDAAPLIHLSGITAALSDSCLALLRELLTLRRPGRAVSFDLNWRPALWHGRDPGVLHGLMDAADLVLLGADEAESVLGTGDPRALRTLLPGPQTLVVKDAGHTATAVHRDGTTVTEPALPVEVVEATGAGDAFAAGYLAGVLRGLDEQRRLRLGHLSAALVLTVPGDHGAPIPPPVVAALLTADPAAWAATRVTARGIESPVLAAVDAPPNGSGGWAAE
- a CDS encoding IclR family transcriptional regulator is translated as MSQTVDRAMRLLQELGEGERTLDELAEVVGVHKSTVLRLLRPMEDARIVQRDADHRYRLGPQLFALAGAALEQRGIRAVAAPQLRALNHDTGQTVHLAAYEGGDVVYIDKYDSHQPVRMYSRIGLRAPLHCAAVSKVLLADLPEAERRRVARRITYTPFTPNTLTTPEALLAELRTVADQGWAQDRAEHEAFINCVAAPIRDITGRVVAAVSLSVPDLVLPYERLLNLLPRLRQAADAVSADCGLAPS
- a CDS encoding ABC transporter permease is translated as MTNTAVRPSRPAPARSRRWPVRGLVANIALLLIAGYILLAIFGSAIAPYGPNDVGAGPRLTPPSSAHWLGTDALGRDQLSRIVAAARPALLSATYAVLFAVVIGTGIGIAAGFLGRFWDGALSRIVDLLFAIPEYLLAILVIAVMGSGLLNASLAIGIVGIPRFARIARGSTLEVARRSFVDAARLCGRGRLWIVFRHILPNIASPLVIMTAINLSTAEGAYAALSFLGFGVRPPDADYGSMISSSQQYLLTDPWVVAFPSIAFVLLVLAFNLLGDVLRDRLDPHTRTAAGA
- a CDS encoding IclR family transcriptional regulator; amino-acid sequence: MTTTDEKATAARNNSASLRRALAILLHLGGDDAVRGATLSELASGLSMNKSTLLRLLAPLCEVRLVEQDADTGRYRLGWRTAQLGQTYLERLDLRDTAHDVLEQLTADTGETTYLVIADLPEVVYLDKVDSLQPVRMYSRIGSRQSAHCTGVGKALLAHADADAVNAVIAHGLPQRTPRTHTTEAALRADLAVIRRRGYAVDDIENEPDIRCVAAPVFDHAGAAACAVSVSGPAGRVTAERVPELGALVAAAAEEISRRLGARR
- a CDS encoding serine hydrolase domain-containing protein, whose translation is MSDFTAVLDGRVPEILARHGVPGTAVGIMSGDETTLLGYGVTNVAHSLPVDPDTIFQVGSISKTLLGFVIGRLIDRGQVELDHPVAPLFPAGTGIDQRITLRHLITHTSGIDAQNMIADAPRLLADHADDSIQASLPHFVRRPLLFAPGTDYSYSGPGIMLAAAVVERVTGRHYADVLQDEVLDPAGMSGTFTTADQVVTRRVAAPHGRDRQGRPTLLVDQGWQRHWQLPGWDVPGGGVLSTVRDLMRYATQVTSAEAPGGLFQVQAHRSAGRDIGLAWMLEQVAGRPAMLHDGLTIGYATRLLLIPSERFACAILTNSLEGAAAVEEIERLILTEAFGELPPRELRPVDAELADALLGTYDCGFYGTITLVRGAAEGEMRIIANPAPADADGYLIALDSPDRLVLAPPDTLVALGPDGPLGDAVSFTREPDGTVPALRYHERIAHRVS
- a CDS encoding bifunctional 4-hydroxy-2-oxoglutarate aldolase/2-dehydro-3-deoxy-phosphogluconate aldolase is translated as MTPPAPLPGLAADRAIAVVRAPAIPDAAALCAALAEGGIRWVEFTFTTPGVAGHLRRAAAGDHGCRIGAGTVLTAAQAEEALDAGAGFLVTPGLRPEVAAVAHRTGTPVVLGALTPTEVAAAVDLGAAAVKLFPARTFGPRYLRDLHGPYPGVPFVASGGVSAADAADYLEHGATAVTAGTEVVPPAAVAAGDWTGITRRARAFTAALPRTLGS